From the Thermococcus sp. 18S1 genome, one window contains:
- a CDS encoding MoxR family ATPase, whose amino-acid sequence MILEKIRAEVGKAIVGMDDVIELMTIALIANGHVLLEGIPGIAKTTLSRNFAQTLGLKFTRIQMTPDLLPADIIGHTFYDMRKGEFKIRKGPIFANVVLVDEINRASPKTQSALLEAMEEKQVTIEGLPLKLPEPFIVLATMNPVEMEGVYELPTAQVDRFMMKIDLNYISEESEKTMLKRKSLGEFSEASQAVLSSELARAFREVRRVHVSDAIIDYIYGILKETRLDERVILGASPRAGEHLLYAARAKAYLEGREYVIPDDVKELAVPILSHRIVVKPEYEVEGMNGKDIVEDALERVEVPTE is encoded by the coding sequence ATGATACTGGAGAAGATCAGGGCAGAGGTAGGAAAGGCGATAGTAGGAATGGACGACGTTATAGAGCTGATGACGATAGCTCTGATAGCCAACGGGCACGTACTCCTGGAGGGAATCCCCGGAATAGCCAAGACCACGCTGAGCAGGAACTTCGCCCAGACGCTGGGCCTCAAGTTCACAAGGATCCAGATGACCCCGGACCTGCTGCCCGCCGACATAATAGGCCACACCTTCTACGACATGCGCAAGGGCGAGTTCAAGATAAGGAAGGGTCCAATATTCGCCAACGTGGTTCTGGTGGACGAGATAAACCGCGCTTCACCCAAGACCCAGAGCGCCCTCCTGGAGGCGATGGAGGAGAAACAGGTGACCATAGAGGGCCTACCTCTGAAGCTGCCCGAACCGTTCATAGTGCTGGCCACGATGAACCCCGTGGAGATGGAGGGCGTCTACGAGCTGCCGACGGCCCAGGTCGACCGCTTCATGATGAAGATAGACCTCAACTATATCTCAGAGGAAAGCGAGAAGACAATGCTGAAGAGAAAGAGCCTCGGGGAGTTCTCAGAGGCGAGCCAGGCGGTTCTCAGCAGCGAGCTGGCCAGGGCATTCAGGGAGGTCCGGAGGGTCCACGTGAGCGACGCGATAATCGACTACATCTACGGAATACTCAAAGAGACGAGGCTCGACGAGAGGGTGATCCTTGGAGCCTCCCCAAGGGCGGGCGAACACCTCCTCTACGCCGCCAGGGCCAAGGCATACCTCGAGGGCCGGGAGTACGTCATCCCCGACGACGTCAAAGAGCTCGCCGTACCGATACTCTCACACAGGATAGTCGTTAAACCCGAATACGAGGTCGAGGGCATGAACGGAAAAGACATCGTCGAGGACGCTCTGGAAAGGGTTGAGGTGCCAACGGAATGA
- a CDS encoding sugar phosphate nucleotidyltransferase: MKVLIMAGGYATRLWPITKDNPKALLPVGNRVILDYILENVMELELETYISTNRFFETHFRPYAEKHGVGLIVEDTLHEEEKLGTIGAMKKAVEELGPDDYLVIAGDNLFSFGLRDFLRAYDGRTLIAVYDVGDLELAKRYGVVVLEGDRVISFEEKPAQPRSTLISTGVYVFPRAVMERIDEYLSNGNRDSPGYFLQWLLERGEPIKAYRFSEYWYDIGSADSYLEALKTLLRESHVEEIQISPYAKIIPPVVIKKGAKILGRSIIGPYAYIGEGCTIENSDISDSIVFRNTVIRNSTIWRSIIDEKCEIRNLELRKSLVGGHAKIQRGE; the protein is encoded by the coding sequence ATGAAAGTCCTCATAATGGCCGGCGGCTACGCCACCAGACTCTGGCCCATAACCAAGGACAACCCGAAGGCCCTGCTTCCCGTCGGGAACAGGGTGATCCTCGACTACATCCTGGAGAACGTTATGGAGCTGGAGCTCGAGACCTACATCTCAACCAACCGCTTCTTCGAGACCCACTTCCGGCCCTACGCCGAGAAGCACGGCGTGGGCCTTATAGTGGAGGACACACTCCACGAGGAGGAGAAGCTCGGCACGATAGGGGCCATGAAGAAGGCCGTGGAGGAGCTCGGCCCCGACGACTACCTCGTCATCGCCGGCGACAACCTCTTCTCCTTCGGCCTGAGGGACTTTCTGAGGGCCTACGACGGCAGGACGCTGATAGCGGTCTACGACGTCGGCGACCTCGAACTGGCGAAGCGCTACGGTGTGGTGGTTCTGGAGGGGGACAGGGTTATATCATTCGAGGAGAAGCCGGCCCAGCCGCGCTCGACGCTCATAAGCACCGGCGTCTACGTCTTCCCGAGGGCCGTCATGGAGCGCATCGACGAGTACCTGAGCAACGGCAACCGCGACTCCCCCGGCTACTTCCTCCAGTGGCTCCTTGAGAGGGGCGAGCCGATAAAGGCCTACCGCTTCTCGGAGTACTGGTACGACATAGGCTCGGCCGACAGCTACCTGGAGGCCCTCAAGACCCTCCTGCGCGAGAGCCACGTCGAGGAGATTCAGATAAGCCCCTACGCGAAAATCATTCCCCCCGTCGTCATAAAGAAGGGCGCCAAGATACTCGGGAGGTCAATAATAGGCCCCTACGCCTACATCGGCGAGGGCTGCACCATAGAGAACTCGGACATAAGCGACTCGATAGTCTTCAGGAACACGGTCATCAGGAACTCGACGATATGGCGCTCCATCATAGACGAGAAGTGCGAGATAAGGAACCTCGAGCTCAGGAAGAGCCTCGTCGGCGGGCACGCGAAGATACAGAGGGGTGAATGA
- a CDS encoding Ig-like domain-containing protein yields MPMRRAALLIIAFIIIGSLPTTAGKAVEAPTQRDVFLYDYFSQILTKFEYSLRYALANESYSLTLANTTFQELELLHEESLYYGEKGVNLTVMRVLPPFYEFSKQLMILDELTLQFQTGGDPELAAGILGTAGKMEALLDAIEGMKLRNGTEILVFDTLGVRKRLEEIKALASKVPQTGEFTLGVSDRNPMLNGTVTIFGTCPLNGTVTIVITDGSSTALLAVMPSNGFFSKEYRFEELGTYEIYATQGGERSNTVSVTVGKIPTAFVVDGTYSTFINGTIELRGKLVDYYGRPLGGRNVSIGNSTVVTGPDGDFFRRYRSNRAETLEVTLTFGGDEVHEGTSRVVTLVFRKYPVSIGLDGPTETAPGKEVAFEGTIDPALEVPLTVYINGSPAFNVTPSNGTFSFTITPEKPGTLEIHVEFPGSDVYAGASSNVIVLAVVPPESMAARYLVIGVLAVALAAAVIVMRKREETGGEGRGTPHQTPSRDEGPVPTGELVYVPDDVGEAYRLLRRRLRDAFGVGENLTPREALRAFEGWDLYPVLERVTLLHEKAVYGEVELGEGEIREFREGVEKLLGGDGR; encoded by the coding sequence ATGCCGATGCGGAGAGCCGCACTTTTAATAATCGCGTTCATAATCATCGGATCGCTCCCCACCACAGCGGGGAAAGCCGTCGAAGCCCCCACCCAGAGGGACGTTTTTCTGTACGACTACTTCTCACAGATCCTCACCAAGTTTGAGTACTCCCTGAGATATGCCCTGGCCAACGAGAGCTACTCCCTCACCCTGGCCAACACCACGTTCCAGGAACTGGAGCTCCTACACGAGGAGAGCCTGTACTACGGGGAGAAGGGCGTCAATCTAACCGTGATGCGCGTTCTCCCCCCTTTCTACGAGTTCTCGAAGCAGCTGATGATCCTTGACGAGCTCACGCTCCAGTTCCAGACCGGCGGCGACCCGGAGCTGGCGGCCGGGATTCTGGGAACCGCGGGGAAGATGGAGGCGTTGCTGGACGCCATAGAGGGCATGAAGCTGAGGAACGGAACCGAGATTCTGGTTTTCGACACGTTAGGGGTTCGAAAACGGCTTGAGGAGATAAAGGCCCTCGCATCGAAGGTGCCGCAGACCGGGGAGTTCACCCTGGGGGTCTCTGACAGGAACCCGATGCTCAACGGGACCGTCACGATATTCGGAACCTGCCCCCTCAACGGAACGGTCACCATAGTAATCACGGATGGGAGCTCCACGGCCCTCCTGGCCGTCATGCCCTCTAACGGCTTCTTCTCAAAGGAATACCGCTTTGAGGAGCTCGGGACGTACGAGATATACGCCACCCAGGGCGGCGAGAGGTCAAACACAGTCAGCGTCACGGTGGGGAAGATACCCACAGCCTTCGTGGTCGATGGGACGTACTCCACGTTCATCAACGGGACGATAGAGCTCCGCGGAAAGCTCGTGGACTACTACGGGAGGCCCCTCGGGGGGAGGAACGTCTCCATAGGGAACTCCACGGTGGTAACGGGACCCGACGGGGATTTTTTCAGGAGGTATCGCTCGAACAGGGCGGAGACGCTTGAGGTTACGCTCACCTTCGGGGGAGACGAGGTTCACGAGGGCACCTCGAGGGTGGTAACCCTCGTCTTCAGGAAGTACCCGGTCTCGATAGGCCTGGACGGCCCCACAGAAACCGCTCCCGGGAAGGAGGTCGCCTTTGAGGGAACCATAGACCCCGCCCTGGAAGTCCCGCTCACCGTTTACATAAACGGCTCCCCGGCCTTCAACGTCACGCCCTCGAACGGCACGTTCTCGTTCACTATCACCCCGGAAAAGCCGGGGACTCTGGAGATACACGTGGAGTTTCCCGGCAGCGACGTCTACGCTGGGGCATCATCAAACGTCATCGTGCTGGCGGTGGTCCCGCCCGAGAGCATGGCCGCGCGCTACCTGGTCATCGGAGTCCTTGCGGTTGCCCTCGCGGCGGCGGTCATCGTGATGAGGAAGAGAGAGGAAACCGGCGGGGAAGGACGCGGGACGCCCCATCAAACCCCCTCCCGGGACGAAGGGCCCGTCCCCACGGGAGAGCTGGTTTACGTGCCGGATGACGTTGGTGAGGCCTACAGACTCCTGAGGAGGAGGCTGAGGGACGCCTTCGGAGTTGGTGAGAACCTGACGCCAAGGGAGGCCCTGAGGGCCTTTGAGGGATGGGATCTGTACCCCGTCCTCGAGAGGGTCACCCTTCTCCACGAGAAGGCGGTCTACGGGGAGGTGGAGCTGGGGGAGGGTGAAATCAGGGAGTTCCGGGAGGGCGTTGAGAAACTCCTCGGGGGTGACGGGCGGTGA
- a CDS encoding NAD-dependent epimerase/dehydratase family protein, with amino-acid sequence MKVLVTGGAGFIGSHLVDRLMELGWEVRVLDDLSAGSLENIRRWLNHERFEFIEGDMRNLGIVGKAVEGVDAVFHLAANPEVRIGSQSPELLYETNVLITYNLLNAMRGSSARYLVFTSSSTVYGDASMIPTPEDYAPLEPISVYGGAKLAAEALISGYAHTFGFRALIFRLANIIGERSNHGVIYDFINKLRTNPEELEILGDGTQRKSYLHVSDTVDGMLHIFEHFRGSDKAVDFYNLGNDDWITVREIAEIVSEGMGLEPEFRFTGGVDGGRGWKGDVKFMRLSIEKAKETGWSPRLNSYEAVRRTVGELLRTV; translated from the coding sequence ATGAAGGTTCTCGTTACGGGAGGTGCCGGGTTCATAGGCTCACATCTGGTGGACAGGCTGATGGAGCTCGGATGGGAGGTCAGGGTTCTCGACGACCTCAGTGCGGGCAGTCTGGAAAACATAAGGCGGTGGCTGAACCACGAGCGCTTTGAGTTCATCGAGGGAGACATGAGAAACCTGGGGATCGTTGGGAAGGCCGTTGAGGGCGTCGATGCCGTCTTCCATCTCGCGGCGAACCCTGAGGTTAGAATAGGTTCCCAGAGCCCGGAGCTGCTCTACGAGACAAACGTGCTGATAACCTACAACCTGCTCAACGCGATGAGAGGCTCAAGCGCCAGGTACCTCGTTTTCACCTCCTCCTCAACCGTCTACGGCGATGCGTCCATGATTCCGACGCCGGAGGACTACGCCCCGCTCGAACCGATAAGTGTCTACGGCGGTGCCAAGTTGGCCGCCGAGGCTTTAATCAGCGGCTACGCCCACACCTTCGGGTTCAGGGCCCTGATATTCCGCCTCGCCAACATCATAGGCGAGCGCTCGAACCATGGGGTCATCTACGACTTCATAAACAAGCTCAGGACGAACCCGGAAGAGCTCGAGATACTCGGCGACGGCACCCAGAGGAAGAGCTACCTTCACGTGAGCGATACCGTTGATGGTATGCTCCACATCTTCGAGCACTTCAGGGGGAGCGATAAAGCCGTCGACTTCTACAACCTCGGCAACGACGACTGGATAACCGTGAGGGAGATAGCGGAGATAGTCAGCGAGGGGATGGGCCTGGAGCCGGAGTTCAGATTCACCGGCGGCGTCGATGGAGGCCGCGGCTGGAAGGGGGACGTCAAGTTCATGCGCCTGAGCATAGAGAAGGCGAAGGAAACCGGCTGGAGCCCGAGGCTTAACAGCTACGAGGCTGTCCGGAGAACGGTCGGGGAGCTCCTCAGAACGGTTTGA
- a CDS encoding nucleotidyltransferase domain-containing protein, with translation MKVYRLSIPERDALKERIRAYLTSREDVLFAYIHGSFLEDRPFRDIDVAVFVKSKPDRFYEMELEDELSRLTGFPVDVRLLNDAPVEFRFHVIGGELLFSRDEKARCDFEERTMREYHDYSHYLELYRREALGI, from the coding sequence ATGAAAGTGTACCGTCTCTCGATCCCGGAGCGGGATGCCCTTAAGGAGCGGATAAGGGCGTACCTTACGTCCAGGGAGGACGTTCTCTTCGCCTACATTCACGGTTCTTTCCTGGAGGACCGTCCTTTTAGGGATATAGACGTTGCGGTTTTTGTGAAGTCAAAACCCGACAGATTCTACGAGATGGAGCTTGAAGATGAGCTGTCCAGGTTAACCGGCTTTCCGGTTGATGTAAGACTGCTGAACGATGCTCCCGTGGAGTTTAGGTTTCACGTCATCGGTGGGGAGCTCCTCTTCAGCAGGGACGAAAAGGCCAGGTGTGACTTTGAAGAGCGAACCATGAGGGAATACCACGATTATTCTCACTATCTCGAACTGTACCGGAGGGAGGCCCTTGGAATATGA
- a CDS encoding DUF4350 domain-containing protein — translation MNKTVKYMILLLLIFTFITMPLTVPLFKSSTEYSMFNTDWDGTSKFARLAYQEGRTVVPILGPFDTVNVSELNGVLLIIGPNMTFTGEEINQIKLFLERGNTLLIADDFGTGNEILRGLNLPAGISRYPLRDFFYEGDDRLIVSVRIEDPLLARNVTKVVTNDPSAIIVARSGETYASKVAMVNFHRRMFPLLTEMRYGKGRVVILSDPDILINQLYGENEPFLRNLIEYLGGDTFYFDEAHHPDFNLYTAGTVTVTRLLPRDQAIKLMLIVAALILLRETGVFGILGGFVWRHVSRFLRRNESVEELALTLARERGWDEREVMEMLERMGG, via the coding sequence GTGAACAAGACCGTCAAATACATGATACTGCTGCTCCTCATATTCACGTTCATCACAATGCCGCTGACGGTCCCGCTCTTCAAGAGCTCCACGGAGTACAGCATGTTCAACACGGACTGGGACGGCACCTCGAAGTTCGCCCGGCTGGCATACCAGGAGGGCAGGACCGTCGTGCCGATCCTGGGACCCTTCGACACGGTCAACGTCAGCGAACTGAACGGCGTCCTGCTCATAATCGGGCCCAACATGACGTTCACGGGGGAGGAGATAAACCAGATAAAGCTCTTCCTGGAGCGCGGCAACACCCTCCTCATAGCGGACGACTTCGGGACGGGGAACGAGATACTCCGGGGGCTGAACCTCCCTGCAGGTATCTCCAGGTACCCCCTCAGGGACTTCTTCTACGAGGGCGACGACAGGCTTATCGTGTCCGTCAGGATAGAGGACCCCCTCCTCGCAAGGAACGTGACGAAGGTTGTCACCAACGACCCCTCCGCAATAATAGTCGCCCGTAGTGGAGAGACCTACGCGAGTAAGGTGGCCATGGTGAACTTCCACAGGAGGATGTTCCCCCTGCTGACGGAGATGAGGTACGGAAAGGGGAGGGTCGTCATACTCTCGGACCCGGACATACTCATAAACCAGTTATACGGGGAGAACGAGCCCTTCCTGAGAAACCTGATCGAGTACCTGGGTGGGGACACGTTCTACTTCGACGAAGCCCATCACCCCGATTTCAACCTGTACACCGCCGGCACCGTCACGGTGACCCGGCTGCTTCCAAGGGACCAGGCCATCAAGCTCATGCTTATCGTTGCCGCCCTCATTCTCCTGAGGGAAACGGGGGTCTTCGGCATCCTCGGGGGGTTCGTGTGGCGGCACGTATCGCGCTTCCTCAGACGGAACGAGAGCGTTGAGGAGCTCGCCCTGACCCTCGCCAGGGAGAGGGGCTGGGACGAGAGAGAGGTAATGGAAATGCTGGAACGGATGGGTGGTTGA
- a CDS encoding STT3 domain-containing protein, producing the protein MERWRRSEIASFLHTIIVPKFAAPILTAIALAFRLIPLRFEYLLGYDPYFHLAYIRYALEKGEWVNFFTHALGPYGYQIGRFHPLGLWMTPVYFYKLLSPFGVSLYNAFRITPVVFGVLTVLFTYLAVLRLYGRREAFLSAFLLAVSFGHVFRSMAGYYRGDNYMLFLYSAALLGTAVPLSLRGPRWRNVRLALYLLPGIFTGLSAAFWQAYYPIFALVAANALLLAVGAFLLGRDRYLMDSLALLAFLAAGALLANSIGSHLGYGMVGATHWLGKKLAEELGVQFGFIRDLFLLLYLKYALPLAVASVIALAILSRFVRDRKQRVLIVLIGTAAALWLAVRYYGVINGAILRIFPESPIAETQRTAFDDWWEAYGIAGLLVPLFLIRFLRRPSPADFLLLGTAIVMIPMAVVWTRFLFISSLAVAAMTGIGLVALSDWMGALIGISEDENRRKWLSAAVSVLLIGVPLVSAYQGLGTTLSVHPFMTDNWESALTYLGNVSNPNDVVLTWWDQGHWVTYYSMRAPVAQGGPSGWVARYYLGLVGEEELMKLGVDYVIVSYDTLMKFGAVMETAGVSPDEYGLVVLHRVPSRGSILVFSGGPYSVMAVPGKDRWDVKVDIGGRFLLPERVFVEAGGRLDEVALSGRPTADVYIYINLNYGYAVLMNGRAFDTPLARLMFTDDYPGNYTLVYSDGGYVKIFLFRHPNVVVTAENGSVVLRFTNATGTGLGIYGYLDNGTLVFKKWYGVGGKDSFVLPADINGSVVVRYTYVRKKTVLDRGVFRIDDILASG; encoded by the coding sequence ATGGAACGGTGGAGGAGGTCTGAAATAGCATCCTTTCTGCACACCATCATCGTGCCCAAGTTCGCGGCCCCTATCTTAACCGCCATCGCCCTCGCCTTCAGGCTCATCCCCCTGCGCTTTGAGTACCTCCTCGGCTACGATCCATACTTCCACCTCGCTTACATCAGGTATGCTCTGGAGAAGGGAGAGTGGGTGAACTTCTTCACTCACGCCCTGGGCCCCTACGGGTACCAGATCGGCAGATTCCATCCACTCGGCCTGTGGATGACACCCGTCTACTTCTATAAACTCCTCTCCCCCTTCGGCGTTTCGCTCTACAACGCCTTCAGAATAACGCCGGTTGTATTCGGCGTCCTCACCGTGCTGTTCACGTACCTCGCCGTGCTGAGGCTCTACGGTAGGAGGGAGGCCTTCCTCTCGGCGTTTCTCCTGGCCGTGAGCTTCGGCCACGTCTTCCGCTCGATGGCCGGTTACTACCGCGGCGACAACTACATGCTCTTCCTCTACAGCGCGGCCCTCCTTGGAACCGCCGTTCCCCTCTCCCTCAGGGGCCCCCGGTGGAGGAACGTCCGGCTGGCCCTCTACCTCCTGCCCGGGATCTTCACCGGCCTTTCCGCGGCCTTCTGGCAGGCATACTACCCCATATTCGCACTCGTTGCCGCCAACGCCCTCCTCCTCGCCGTGGGTGCGTTCCTCCTCGGGAGGGACAGGTACCTCATGGATTCCCTGGCCCTCCTCGCATTCCTGGCCGCCGGCGCCCTTCTGGCAAACTCGATAGGCTCCCACCTCGGGTACGGCATGGTGGGCGCCACCCACTGGCTCGGGAAAAAGCTGGCCGAGGAGCTCGGGGTCCAGTTCGGGTTCATCAGGGACCTGTTCCTCCTTCTGTACCTCAAATACGCACTTCCCCTCGCCGTGGCCTCCGTCATCGCCCTGGCGATCCTCTCCAGGTTCGTCCGTGATAGAAAACAGAGGGTGCTGATAGTCCTCATCGGGACGGCCGCGGCGCTCTGGCTGGCTGTCCGGTACTACGGCGTCATAAACGGGGCCATCCTTCGCATTTTCCCGGAGAGCCCGATAGCCGAGACCCAGAGGACTGCCTTCGATGACTGGTGGGAGGCCTACGGCATCGCGGGACTTCTCGTGCCACTCTTTCTCATCCGCTTCCTCAGGCGCCCCAGTCCCGCCGATTTCCTCCTCCTGGGCACCGCCATCGTCATGATACCCATGGCTGTCGTCTGGACCAGGTTCCTCTTCATATCCTCCCTCGCAGTGGCCGCTATGACCGGCATTGGGCTGGTGGCCCTCAGTGATTGGATGGGTGCCCTGATTGGAATATCCGAGGATGAGAACAGACGGAAGTGGCTCTCGGCGGCGGTGTCCGTTCTTTTGATTGGCGTCCCCCTCGTTTCGGCCTATCAGGGGCTGGGCACGACGCTGAGCGTCCACCCCTTCATGACCGACAACTGGGAGTCCGCCCTCACCTACCTCGGGAACGTCTCCAACCCCAACGACGTCGTCCTCACCTGGTGGGACCAGGGCCACTGGGTGACCTACTACTCCATGAGGGCGCCGGTTGCCCAGGGCGGGCCCAGCGGGTGGGTGGCTAGGTACTATCTCGGTCTCGTCGGCGAGGAGGAGCTGATGAAGCTTGGCGTTGATTACGTCATCGTCTCCTACGACACTCTGATGAAGTTCGGGGCAGTTATGGAGACGGCAGGGGTCTCCCCGGACGAGTACGGCCTCGTGGTGCTTCACAGGGTGCCCTCCCGCGGATCGATCCTCGTGTTCTCCGGCGGCCCCTACTCCGTGATGGCCGTTCCGGGGAAGGATAGGTGGGACGTCAAGGTGGACATCGGCGGGCGCTTCCTGCTGCCCGAGAGGGTCTTCGTTGAGGCCGGTGGAAGACTGGACGAGGTGGCCCTCTCCGGCCGCCCCACCGCCGACGTCTACATTTACATAAACCTGAACTACGGCTACGCGGTTCTCATGAACGGCAGGGCCTTCGACACCCCCCTGGCGCGGCTGATGTTTACCGATGACTATCCCGGGAATTACACCCTCGTGTACTCCGATGGCGGCTACGTGAAGATCTTCCTGTTCAGGCATCCGAACGTCGTCGTTACCGCGGAGAACGGCTCCGTCGTTCTCAGGTTCACCAACGCTACCGGGACCGGCCTCGGCATCTACGGCTATCTCGACAACGGCACGCTCGTCTTCAAGAAGTGGTACGGCGTTGGAGGGAAGGATTCATTTGTTCTCCCCGCCGACATCAACGGAAGCGTCGTCGTGAGGTACACCTACGTCCGGAAGAAAACGGTGCTGGATAGGGGGGTTTTCAGGATAGACGACATCCTGGCGAGTGGCTGA
- a CDS encoding ATP-binding protein, giving the protein MDEVFGRKAEYWELVEKIENGRNFFVITGPRRIGKTTFLTAALNDLHEKYKIPHIIIDARTISTANSKNPQGQIVREILSIKKHSRKGKLSKITDSIEGITIKGVKLKLRKDEEYTLPDILRELNDSNELLIIAYDEAQYFRYANEDFTKTLAWVYDRLPNIVTIVTGSQVGVLENFLRFDDYKAPLYGRYHVKIPLVRFTPSQSFEFLERGFKEYGLSPDPKEILSAIKALDGVPGWLTHYGASRVDGKTHWDAVQEVLIEAEGYIRSEFEELDRASPRYRAIMEIVAGITSRKDSASWTEIKNALELREGRGIDDKNLNLLLKKLVNYGFLEHAGKEYLIPDPVIRRLFQT; this is encoded by the coding sequence ATGGATGAGGTTTTTGGAAGGAAAGCGGAGTACTGGGAACTGGTTGAGAAAATCGAAAACGGAAGGAACTTCTTCGTCATCACCGGTCCAAGGAGGATTGGAAAGACCACCTTTCTCACCGCGGCGCTGAACGACCTTCACGAAAAGTACAAAATACCCCACATAATAATCGACGCAAGGACCATATCGACTGCCAATTCAAAGAACCCTCAGGGACAGATCGTGAGGGAGATTCTCAGCATTAAAAAGCATTCCAGAAAGGGGAAGCTCTCGAAGATAACAGATTCCATTGAAGGTATCACCATTAAGGGGGTCAAACTAAAGCTCAGGAAGGACGAGGAGTACACTTTGCCGGATATCCTGAGGGAGCTCAACGACTCCAACGAGCTGCTCATAATAGCGTATGATGAGGCGCAGTATTTTAGGTACGCGAACGAGGACTTCACAAAAACCCTCGCCTGGGTTTATGATCGACTGCCCAACATAGTCACGATCGTGACGGGCTCGCAGGTGGGTGTTCTTGAGAACTTTCTCAGATTCGATGACTACAAGGCACCCCTATATGGCAGGTACCACGTCAAGATACCCCTAGTGAGGTTCACTCCGTCCCAGAGTTTCGAGTTCCTTGAGAGGGGCTTCAAGGAGTACGGACTGTCCCCTGATCCAAAGGAGATTCTCTCGGCCATCAAAGCCCTCGATGGAGTGCCCGGCTGGCTGACCCACTACGGTGCGAGCAGGGTCGATGGGAAGACCCACTGGGACGCCGTTCAGGAGGTTCTCATCGAGGCTGAGGGATACATCCGGTCGGAGTTCGAGGAACTTGACAGGGCTTCCCCGAGGTACAGGGCGATCATGGAAATCGTGGCTGGCATCACTTCCCGGAAGGACTCTGCTTCCTGGACGGAAATAAAGAACGCCCTTGAACTCCGGGAGGGCAGGGGGATTGATGACAAGAACCTCAACCTGCTCCTTAAGAAGCTCGTTAACTACGGCTTTCTGGAGCATGCGGGAAAGGAATACCTCATCCCGGACCCCGTGATCAGAAGGCTCTTCCAGACGTGA
- a CDS encoding DUF86 domain-containing protein — protein sequence MEYDTEKVTRLMVEARNALDALYELAKLPREEFLGSRHYVSSAKYNLLVAIEACIDIAYHLISKNRMRLPRDYADSFRVLHENGILNEELTRRLILMSRFRNRLVHIYWDVDDEVIYSIINENLEDIEEFLTRIVEIIK from the coding sequence TTGGAATATGATACCGAAAAAGTAACCCGGCTTATGGTGGAAGCCAGGAACGCACTGGATGCCCTTTATGAGCTTGCAAAACTCCCCCGGGAAGAGTTCCTTGGCAGCAGGCATTACGTTTCGAGTGCCAAGTACAACCTCCTGGTCGCGATTGAGGCGTGCATTGATATAGCTTACCATTTGATTTCAAAAAACCGCATGAGGCTTCCAAGGGATTATGCTGACTCTTTCAGGGTTCTTCATGAGAACGGAATCCTCAATGAGGAGCTGACCAGACGGCTCATTCTGATGTCCCGCTTTAGAAATCGACTGGTGCACATATACTGGGACGTTGATGACGAGGTTATCTATTCGATAATAAACGAGAACCTCGAGGACATCGAGGAGTTCCTCACGAGGATTGTGGAAATAATCAAATGA